Proteins encoded by one window of Lates calcarifer isolate ASB-BC8 linkage group LG5, TLL_Latcal_v3, whole genome shotgun sequence:
- the LOC108875909 gene encoding myosin phosphatase Rho-interacting protein, whose translation MSRLDDHGKWRKHWFVLGDTSLRYYRDSEAEESDDLDGEIDLTSCVNVSDCDVEKNYGLQIQTKRAVFTLSAMTSRIRRNWVKLLKQAIQNNTHQSDTGSEKENPLSRRPLSCQPPSRFTCKDSGYEPNTSTTTAATAADSHQANHQTVDGHLDADLSPASQREEGEGWDREQAKRLEERNKWFEEGVPISEMGSRWDSMELKKGSVPVPVIETLDSEVSRKWAEFETLPFRDMSVQSLIGAQAYQSSTPQASQSLVNSQTYQSSPEEAERSVTDSQTDLTSSKEALPSINGAQTIQTNTAEALQKEAHSLRKQVESIKRERAAMGIEVDSPCGPGAPCRARLEAMEVAHWKALQEMQEKHAREIRELEEQRDKMLQEESQAAAQAMEALRAAHREELEREVEKARRLSGGATHVDTSYRGHMPQADVLHSELDVLSERYSQKCLELSRTEQSSKSRESELGRKERELEQLRRENQELKAKLAEEINRMRYFITGQRSDMVSPGSTERTASELEMLLRAKENEVQYLKKEISCLQNEVQSLNKEKEAAYERYKEAYVELSNMKGRSQLEMGSLNEHLRLANAALQEGARQT comes from the exons ATGTCCAGACTGGATGATCATGGCAAG TGGAGGAAACACTGGTTCGTTCTGGGTGATACTTCTCTGAGGTACTACAGAGACTCGGAGGCTGAGGAG TCAGATGATCTGGACGGAGAGATAGATCTGACAtcttgtgtgaatgtgtcagacTGTGACGTGGAGAAGAACTATGGACTCCAAATACaa ACAAAGAGAGCAGTGTTCACTCTCTCTGCTATGACCTCCAGAATACGGCGGAACTGGGTGAAGTTACTAAAGCAGGCAATCCAAAACAACACGCA ccaatcagacacTGGCAGCGAGAAAGAGAACCCCCTCTCCCGGAGACCGTTGTCATGCCAACCCCCCTCTCGGTTCACCTGCAAGGACTCAGGCTATGAGCCTAACACTtccaccaccaccgccgccacAGCTGCAGACTCCCATCAGGCCAACCACCAGACTGTAGACGGGCATCTGGACGCAGACTTATCTCCAGCcagtcagagagaggaaggagagggctGGGACCGCGAGCAAGCGAAGCGATTGGAGGAGAGGAACAAGTGGTTTGAGGAGGGGGTCCCCATCAGCGAGATGGGCAGCAGGTGGGACTCCATGGAGCTGAAAAAGGGGAGTGTGCCTGTGCCTGTTATTGAAACCCTGGACTCAGAGGTCAGCAGGAAGTGGGCAGAATTCGAGACGCTGCCATTCAGGGACATGAGTGTGCAGTCTCTCATTGGAGCCCAGGCTTATCAGTCAAGCACCCCGCAGGCATCACAGTCTCTAGTTAACTCCCAGACTTATCAGTCGAGCCCTGAGGAGGCTGAACGTTCTGTCACTGATTCACAAACTGATTTAACGAGCTCAAAGGAGGCTCTTCCTTCTATAAATGGTGCCCAAACCATTCAAACAAATACAGCTGAGGCTCTTCAAAAGGAG GCCCACTCACTTCGAAAGCAAGTGGAGAGCATTAAGAGAGAGCGTGCAGCCATGGGGATAGAGGTGGACAGCCCATGTGGCCCCGGGGCCCCCTGTAGGGCCAGACTGGAAGCCATGGAAGTAGCCCATTGGAAAGCACTGCAGGAGATGCAAGAGAAACACGCGAGGGAGATcagggagctggaggagcagagagacaagatgctgcaggaggagagccAGGCAGCTGCTCAAG CTATGGAGGCACTGAGAGCGGCtcacagagaggagctggagagggaggTGGAAAAGGCCAGGAGGTTGTCTGGAGGAGCCACACACGTGGATACTTCATACAGAGGTCACAT GCCCCAGGCGGACGTCTTGCACAGTGAGTTAGATGTGCTGTCAGAACGCTACTCTCAGAAGTGCCTGGAGCTGAGCCGCACTGAGCAGAGCAGCAAGAGCCGAGAGTCTGAGCTCGGCCGCaaggagagagagctggagcagCTCCGAAGAGAGAACCAg GAGCTTAAGGCCAAACTGGCAGAGGAGATCAACCGCATGCGTTATTTcatcacaggtcagaggtcagacatgGTGTCTCCTGGCAGCACTGAACGCACTGCGTCAGAGTTAGAG ATGCTGCtgagagcaaaagaaaatgaggtGCAGTatcttaaaaaagaaatcagctgTCTTCAGAATGAAGTGCAGTCTCTTAACAAG GAGAAAGAAGCAGCTTATGAGCGTTATAAGGAGGCCTATGTGGAGCTGAGTAACATGAAGGGTCGTAGCCAGCTGGAGATGGGCTCCCTCAATGAACACTTGAGACTGGCTAACGCTGCACTTCAGGAGGGAGCAAGACAAACCTGA
- the smdt1b gene encoding single-pass membrane protein with aspartate-rich tail 1b yields the protein MATSILRVPLRLFTRNTATMSRNTGLKSSNISRTTQIRTAVSTSSGAILPKPDKTPFGLIRMTIVVVPFLYVGTLISKNFAALLEEHDIFVPEDDDDDD from the exons ATGGCGACGAGTATACTGCGAGTCCCTCTGCGACTTTTCACCAGAAATACGGCGACAATGAGCCGTAATACCGGCTTGAAATCATCAAACATATCAAGGACAACTCAAATCCGGACCGCAGTATCAACGTCTTCTGGTGCAATCCTACCGAAACCGGATAAA ACACCATTTGGTCTTATCCGCATGACAATAGTGGTGGTGCCTTTCCTGTATGTGGGAACTCTGATCAGCAAGAACTTTGCCGCTCTTTTGGAGGAGCATGACATCTTTGTCCCTGaggacgacgacgacgacgactGA
- the LOC108875929 gene encoding ATP-sensitive inward rectifier potassium channel 12, whose product MVGTARPNLHYCPRRHSLMITGAMGAVRVNRYSIVSTDEDALKISSLGLHNGHSPLTQQTLSGACMRGEEGGGGECPGSDEGRGALSLRVTNEPIVHNSCRASPSCRLGLDLGTGRLRSRFVKKNGQCNVVFNNMEDKPRRYLADIFTTCVDIRWRYLLLIFTTTFLLSWLLFGLIFWGVALAHGDFDLHIPVKDGDPQSSSEEGKEEWRPCILHIQGFIGAFLFSIETQTTIGYGFRCVTEECPIAVVTVVVQSIVGCIIDSFMIGTIMAKMVRPKKRAQTLLFSHHAVIALRDGKLCLMWRLGNMRKSHIVEAHVRAQLIKPHVTAEGEYLPLEQTDIDVGYDDGLDRLFLVSPLVVVHEINKNSPLYNLSRTDLQKEDFEIVVILEGMVEATAMTTQARTSYLAKEILWGHRFEPVVFEKGDRYHVDYSRFHKTYEVPSTPHCSARELSQMTGRGGQSSSSSSSYSRSPSPFAPRAARHLLGPHSPSAFCYENEVALCCGDDEDEEDVKEEVGSMNVRSDREVTMRDDIHLGFKETFVEEQTVEMLCVLDTENQISLDRLQPTLPLYISRESGV is encoded by the exons ATGGTTGGAACTGCCCGCCCCAACCTACATTACTGCCCTCGCAGACACAGCCTGATGATCACCGGTGCCATGGGAGCGGTGCGAGTCAACAG ATACAGCATCGTTTCCACAGATGAAGATGCCCTGAAGATCTCCAGCCTGGGCCTCCACAACGGCCACAGTCCTCTGACTCAGCAGACACTGTCGGGGGCCTGTATGCGAggtgaagaaggaggaggaggagagtgtcCAGGAAGTGATGAAGGAAGAGGGGCTTTGTCTCTGAGGGTAACAAACGAGCCCATCGTCCACAACAGCTGCCGTGCTTCACCTTCATGCCGTCTGGGCCTGGACCTGGGCACAGGCCGCCTGCGCAGTCGCTTTGTGAAGAAGAATGGCCAGTGCAACGTGGTGTTCAACAACATGGAGGATAAACCAAGGCGATACCTGGCTGACATTTTCACCACCTGTGTGGACATACGTTGGCGCTACCTGCTACTCATCTTCACCACCACCTTTCTTTTGTCTTGGCTGTTGTTTGGCTTGATCTTCTGGGGAGTGGCACTTGCACATGGAGACTTTGACCTTCACATCCCTGTGAAGGACGGGGATCCACAGAGTTCttcagaggaaggaaaagaggaatGGCGGCCATGTATTCTCCACATTCAGGGCTTCATTGGGGCATTCCTCTTCTCCATAGAGACCCAGACCACCATTGGATATGGCTTCCGGTGTGTCACAGAGGAGTGCCCAATCGCTGTGGTGACCGTGGTGGTGCAGTCCATCGTGGGCTGCATTATTGACTCCTTCATGATCGGCACCATTATGGCAAAGATGGTGCGGCCGAAGAAGCGGGCGCAGACCTTGCTGTTCTCACATCATGCTGTCATCGCACTGCGAGATGGTAAGCTGTGCCTCATGTGGCGTCTGGGGAACATGCGCAAGAGCCACATTGTGGAAGCACATGTTCGCGCTCAGCTCATCAAGCCGCATGTGACGGCGGAGGGTGAGTATCTGCCTTTGGAGCAAACAGACATTGATGTTGGCTATGACGACGGGCTGGATCGGCTGTTTCTGGTGTCACCGCTGGTGGTGGTCCATGAGATCAACAAGAACAGCCCTCTGTATAACCTGAGCCGTACCGACCTGCAGAAAGAGGACTTTGAGATTGTGGTCATCCTGGAGGGGATGGTGGAGGCCACAGCTATGACCACTCAGGCTCGCACCTCCTACCTGGCCAAGGAGATCCTTTGGGGCCACCGTTTTGAGCCTGTGGTCTTTGAGAAGGGTGACCGCTACCACGTGGACTACTCCCGCTTCCATAAGACCTACGAAGTGCCATCTACACCTCACTGTAGTGCCAGGGAACTGAGCCAGATGACGGGTCGTGGAGGGCAGTCCTCATCCTCCAGCTCGAGTTACTCCCGGTCACCATCGCCGTTTGCCCCAAGGGCGGCCCGCCACCTGCTGGGCCCTCACTCCCCAAGCGCTTTCTGCTACGAGAACGAGGTAGCTTTGTGCTGCGGGGATGACGAGGACGAGGAGGATGTAAAAGAGGAGGTGGGGAGCATGAACGTGAGAAGTGACCGAGAGGTAACAATGAGAGATGACATTCACTTGGGTTTCAAGGAGACATTTGTGGAGGAGCAGACGGTGGAGATGCTGTGTGTTCTAGACACAGAGAATCAGATCAGCCTTGACAGACTACAGCCCACCCTACCTTTATACATCAGCAGAGAGTCAGGAGTTTAA